In Luteitalea sp. TBR-22, one genomic interval encodes:
- the hypB gene encoding hydrogenase nickel incorporation protein HypB: MSLTPRVLEIRQKVLSRNDELARALRARLRGHGVFTLNLVSSPGTGKTRLLEVLLRRLVERGIRVHALVGDLATDNDAQRLARSGAPVRQILTQGRCHLEAEMIAQHLEGWDLEACDLLVIENVGNLVCPSSYDLGEDARIALLSVTEGEDKPLKYPAIFNSADVAVITKVDLAEACEADLGALHANLQAIRPGITVFETSARTGTGLDALLDWITARQSERGASLQGAAPR; encoded by the coding sequence CGCCCGCGCGCTGCGTGCCCGCCTTCGCGGGCACGGGGTGTTCACCCTCAACCTCGTCTCGAGCCCCGGCACCGGCAAGACGCGCCTGCTCGAGGTCCTGCTCCGCCGGCTCGTGGAGCGGGGCATCCGCGTCCATGCACTGGTCGGCGACCTGGCGACCGACAACGACGCGCAGCGGCTCGCGCGCAGCGGCGCGCCGGTGCGGCAGATCCTCACGCAGGGCCGATGTCATCTCGAGGCCGAGATGATCGCGCAGCACCTCGAGGGTTGGGACCTCGAAGCCTGCGACCTGCTGGTGATCGAGAACGTCGGCAACCTCGTGTGCCCGTCGAGCTACGACCTCGGGGAGGATGCCCGCATCGCCTTGCTGTCGGTCACCGAAGGCGAGGACAAGCCGCTCAAGTACCCCGCGATCTTCAACTCCGCGGACGTGGCGGTGATCACCAAGGTGGACCTGGCTGAGGCGTGCGAGGCCGACCTCGGGGCCCTGCACGCCAACCTGCAGGCGATACGTCCCGGCATCACCGTGTTCGAGACCTCGGCGCGGACCGGGACCGGCCTCGACGCGCTCCTCGACTGGATCACCGCCCGGCAGTCCGAGCGAGGCGCGTCCCTGCAGGGCGCGGCGCCGCGATGA
- the hypD gene encoding hydrogenase formation protein HypD has protein sequence MRYLDEFRDGDLARRLADDITRIVTRPWAIMEVCGGQTHAIIRNGIDQILPPEIELIHGPGCPVCVTPLEVIDQAIAIAARPGVIFCSFGDMLRVPGSSRDLFQVKSEGGDVRVVYSPLDAVRLAQAHPEREVVFFAIGFETTAPANAMAVHVARQHGVRNFSMLVSHVLVPPAIAAIMTAPRNRVQAFLAAGHVCAVMGLRGYPALAERFHVPIVVTGFEPLDVLEGIRRAVRQLEAGEARVENAYARVVTDEGNTAAQRMLAEVFEVSDRAWRGIGTIPGSGWRLADAYREFDAAIRFDVGGIRTAESPLCRSGEVLQGALKPNECPAFGTTCTPRTPLGATMVSGEGACAAYYHYGRFRAAAPTA, from the coding sequence ATGAGGTACCTCGACGAGTTCCGGGACGGCGATCTCGCACGCCGCCTCGCCGACGACATCACGCGCATCGTCACGCGGCCGTGGGCGATCATGGAGGTCTGTGGCGGGCAGACGCACGCCATCATCCGCAACGGCATCGACCAGATCCTGCCGCCCGAGATCGAGCTGATCCACGGGCCCGGCTGCCCGGTGTGCGTGACGCCGCTCGAGGTCATCGACCAGGCGATCGCCATCGCGGCGCGCCCGGGCGTCATCTTCTGCTCGTTCGGCGACATGCTGCGCGTGCCGGGCAGCAGCCGCGACCTGTTCCAGGTCAAGAGCGAGGGCGGCGACGTGCGCGTCGTCTATTCCCCCCTCGACGCGGTCCGCCTCGCGCAGGCCCACCCGGAGCGGGAGGTCGTCTTCTTCGCCATCGGCTTCGAGACCACCGCACCCGCCAACGCCATGGCCGTGCACGTCGCCCGCCAGCACGGCGTGCGCAACTTCTCGATGCTCGTGTCGCACGTGCTCGTGCCGCCGGCCATCGCCGCCATCATGACCGCGCCGCGCAACCGGGTGCAGGCCTTCCTGGCGGCCGGGCACGTCTGCGCCGTGATGGGATTGCGCGGGTACCCGGCGCTGGCTGAGCGCTTCCACGTGCCGATCGTGGTGACCGGCTTCGAGCCGCTCGACGTGCTGGAGGGCATCCGCCGCGCCGTGCGGCAGCTCGAGGCCGGCGAGGCGCGCGTCGAGAACGCCTACGCCCGCGTCGTCACCGACGAGGGGAACACGGCCGCGCAGCGCATGTTGGCGGAGGTGTTCGAGGTGTCCGATCGCGCGTGGCGCGGCATCGGGACCATCCCGGGCAGCGGGTGGCGCCTCGCGGACGCGTACCGGGAGTTCGATGCCGCGATCCGCTTCGACGTCGGCGGCATCCGCACTGCCGAGTCGCCCCTCTGCCGCAGCGGCGAGGTGCTGCAGGGCGCGCTCAAGCCCAACGAGTGCCCGGCGTTCGGCACCACCTGCACGCCACGCACGCCGCTTGGCGCGACGATGGTGTCGGGCGAGGGCGCGTGCGCGGCCTACTACCACTACGGGCGCTTCCGCGCCGCGGCGCCGACCGCCTGA
- the hypE gene encoding hydrogenase expression/formation protein HypE — MAETALPGPGGGPDFESWACPLPLRDYPRVVLGHGGGGALSEELVRHLFVPAFGNPALDALGDASLVDVPAGRLALSTDGFVVRPLVFPGGSIGELAVNGTVNDLAMRGATPLYLTAGFVIEEGLAMSVLGTVVARMAAAAAAAGVQIVAGDTKVVERGHGDSLYVTTTGVGVVPSGLPPIGPAQARPGDKVLLSGSIGDHGIAVMSVRESLAFETAIVSDCAALHGLVGCILHDDGRIRVLRDPTRGGLAATLNEIATASAVGIVIDERRVPVKPEVRGACDLLGLDPWHVANEGKCVAVVAADAAAEVLAAWRAHPLGRDAAIIGEVEAGRPGLVATRTSLGATRVVPMPLGELLPRIC; from the coding sequence ATGGCCGAGACCGCATTGCCCGGACCCGGCGGCGGCCCGGACTTCGAGTCCTGGGCGTGTCCGCTGCCCTTGCGCGACTACCCGCGCGTGGTGCTCGGGCACGGCGGCGGCGGCGCGCTGTCGGAGGAACTGGTCCGGCACCTTTTCGTGCCCGCCTTCGGCAACCCGGCGCTCGACGCGCTCGGCGATGCCAGCCTCGTCGACGTTCCCGCCGGGCGGCTCGCACTCTCGACCGACGGCTTCGTCGTGCGACCGCTGGTCTTCCCGGGAGGCAGCATCGGCGAGCTCGCGGTCAACGGCACGGTCAACGATCTCGCGATGCGCGGCGCCACGCCGCTCTACCTCACCGCGGGCTTCGTGATCGAGGAAGGGCTGGCGATGTCGGTGCTCGGCACCGTGGTGGCGCGCATGGCGGCGGCGGCAGCGGCGGCCGGCGTGCAGATCGTCGCGGGCGACACCAAGGTGGTCGAGCGCGGCCACGGCGACAGCCTCTACGTGACGACGACGGGCGTCGGCGTGGTGCCGTCGGGCCTGCCGCCCATCGGCCCGGCGCAGGCCCGGCCTGGCGACAAGGTGTTGTTGAGCGGATCGATCGGCGATCACGGCATCGCCGTGATGAGCGTGCGCGAGTCGCTCGCCTTCGAGACCGCGATCGTCAGCGACTGCGCGGCCCTGCACGGCCTGGTCGGCTGCATCCTCCACGACGATGGGCGCATCCGCGTGCTGCGCGATCCGACGCGGGGCGGGCTCGCGGCCACCCTGAACGAGATCGCCACCGCCTCGGCGGTGGGCATCGTGATCGACGAGCGCCGCGTGCCGGTGAAGCCCGAGGTGCGCGGCGCCTGCGACCTGCTCGGCCTCGACCCCTGGCACGTGGCCAACGAGGGCAAGTGCGTCGCCGTCGTCGCCGCCGACGCGGCCGCCGAGGTGCTCGCCGCGTGGCGCGCGCACCCGCTCGGTCGCGACGCGGCGATCATCGGCGAGGTCGAGGCGGGACGTCCGGGCCTGGTCGCCACGCGCACTTCCCTCGGGGCGACCCGCGTGGTGCCCATGCCGCTCGGGGAACTGTTGCCCCGGATCTGCTGA
- a CDS encoding FHA domain-containing protein, whose translation MKVAFGRFTFDSATRELLDGEARAHLSPKAFDLLRLLLERRPAVVTKREIQEHLWPDTFVSEANLSVVVAEVRQVIGDDSRQASFIRTVHRVGYAFSGPAQDLAKRQPGRAAEPLCWLVRDDRPFPLADGTYVIGRDPRSDVWVDASGVSRRHARLLVRDGEATVEDLDSSNGTFVRGERVTQPRVLQDGDLIELGAASITYRAWADATAARTERVRREP comes from the coding sequence ATGAAGGTCGCCTTCGGCCGCTTCACGTTCGATTCCGCCACGCGCGAGTTGCTCGACGGCGAGGCGCGCGCGCACCTGTCGCCCAAGGCGTTCGACCTGCTGCGGCTGCTGCTCGAGCGCCGCCCGGCCGTGGTCACCAAGCGCGAGATCCAGGAGCACCTCTGGCCCGACACGTTCGTGAGCGAGGCCAACCTCAGCGTCGTCGTCGCGGAAGTACGCCAGGTGATCGGCGACGACTCGCGTCAGGCCAGCTTCATCCGCACCGTGCATCGCGTCGGGTACGCCTTCAGCGGTCCCGCGCAGGACCTCGCGAAACGCCAGCCGGGTCGGGCCGCCGAGCCGCTGTGCTGGCTGGTGCGCGACGACCGCCCCTTTCCACTCGCCGACGGCACGTACGTGATCGGGCGCGACCCGCGCAGCGACGTGTGGGTGGATGCCTCCGGCGTGTCACGGCGACACGCCCGGCTCCTGGTGCGCGACGGGGAGGCCACGGTGGAGGATCTCGACTCGAGCAACGGCACGTTCGTGCGCGGCGAGCGCGTGACGCAGCCCCGCGTCCTGCAGGACGGCGACCTCATCGAGCTCGGCGCGGCCTCGATCACCTATCGCGCGTGGGCCGACGCGACGGCGGCGCGGACGGAGCGGGTCCGCCGCGAGCCGTAG
- a CDS encoding FHA domain-containing protein, which produces MTTAKAPSGRDIWQAVRDELRLNLYPLPFSTLAPTVYHVYLHAEDFAAIEGIVPAIVAQVGQALTAEVERLNREMGSRVKTIMARLLERDRLGAIEMPPSGWDVHILRDPDEELARGQIGIVSTLAMPAPVEQGGTPTTRIVRSVVGGGARSAAVSEVPVSSVGASGAAVGGAAAARGADVSGGRDRARLVYQDDQGPHTFVMRKDAIAVGRGGSAVWVDVQIATSARVSREHLRIRCDGGGRFFVQDVSVWGTTVDDVAIPPAVQGAEGVLQPGAEHPLPARARIGLAGAIVIAFEALGA; this is translated from the coding sequence ATGACGACGGCGAAGGCGCCCAGCGGGCGCGACATCTGGCAGGCGGTGCGAGACGAACTGCGGCTCAACCTGTACCCGCTGCCGTTCAGCACGCTGGCCCCGACCGTCTACCACGTCTACCTCCACGCCGAGGACTTCGCCGCCATCGAGGGCATCGTCCCGGCGATCGTCGCGCAGGTGGGGCAGGCGCTCACCGCGGAGGTCGAGCGGCTCAACCGGGAGATGGGCAGCCGCGTGAAGACGATCATGGCGCGCCTGCTCGAGCGCGACCGTCTGGGAGCGATCGAGATGCCCCCGTCGGGATGGGACGTCCACATCCTTCGCGATCCGGACGAGGAACTGGCGCGCGGCCAGATCGGCATCGTGTCGACGCTGGCCATGCCCGCGCCGGTCGAGCAGGGGGGCACGCCCACCACGCGCATCGTGCGCAGCGTCGTCGGCGGCGGCGCGCGGAGCGCCGCGGTGTCGGAGGTGCCGGTGTCGTCGGTGGGCGCGTCCGGTGCGGCGGTGGGCGGGGCGGCGGCGGCTCGAGGCGCCGACGTGAGCGGCGGGCGCGATCGCGCCCGCCTGGTGTACCAGGACGATCAGGGCCCGCACACCTTCGTGATGCGCAAGGACGCCATCGCCGTCGGCCGGGGCGGCAGCGCCGTGTGGGTCGACGTGCAGATCGCCACCAGCGCGCGGGTCTCGCGCGAGCACCTGCGCATCCGGTGCGACGGCGGCGGGCGGTTCTTCGTCCAGGACGTCAGCGTGTGGGGCACCACCGTCGACGACGTCGCCATCCCGCCGGCCGTGCAGGGCGCCGAGGGCGTCCTGCAGCCGGGCGCGGAGCACCCCTTGCCGGCCCGCGCCCGCATCGGCCTGGCCGGCGCGATCGTCATCGCCTTCGAGGCGCTGGGGGCGTGA
- a CDS encoding protein phosphatase 2C domain-containing protein encodes MTEATAVRAWQAAARSDAGRVRTNNEDLPLLDAERGLFGVIDGVGGHAAGELAAAIARDVILQRLARPLGTPAERVREAIALANNEIYRRASTSQELAGMTCVVTLALVADGRLTIGHVGDSRLYTMGVEGLRKRTHDHSPVGEREDANEIGEIEAMRHPRRHEVFRDVGSALRDKDEAHYVDVVEAAIGEDEALLACSDGLTDMVPSSTIERLVREHAGDPAAVAGALVAAANEAGGRDNVTVVYAEGPRFAAALRGALVAAPTRGSSEVGRARPGPVRRLLASRTTWFALGALIGVLGALLLAWRAATLTPIGGRTIVAAPQASASVGTLAQAVQAARPGDVIRLEPGTYAEAVTVPEGVSLRARVTGASVFVRPAGAVGDWTAVTATGVQGGTVAGIRITSTTEAPVQVGVRVIGQGRALELLQVEGPVTSGVELDAGASAALSGSTFAVPSGAVRLGPRAELDATGNLVQAAGRAAGPGVVVGEAARVALRRNVFAGFGASPVAGLPDVEREPLRAANVVVSESSSR; translated from the coding sequence GTGACTGAGGCCACGGCCGTCCGGGCCTGGCAGGCCGCGGCGCGGTCCGACGCGGGCCGCGTGCGCACCAACAACGAGGACCTGCCGCTGCTGGACGCAGAGCGCGGGTTGTTCGGCGTGATCGACGGCGTCGGCGGCCACGCGGCCGGCGAGCTGGCCGCCGCGATCGCCCGCGACGTCATCCTGCAGCGGCTGGCGCGCCCGCTCGGCACGCCGGCCGAGCGCGTGCGCGAGGCGATCGCGCTGGCCAACAACGAGATCTACCGCCGGGCGAGCACCTCGCAGGAGCTCGCCGGCATGACCTGCGTGGTGACGCTGGCGCTGGTGGCCGACGGCCGCCTCACCATCGGCCACGTCGGCGACAGTCGCCTCTACACGATGGGCGTCGAGGGGCTCCGCAAGCGCACGCACGACCACTCGCCGGTCGGCGAGCGCGAGGACGCCAACGAGATCGGCGAGATCGAGGCGATGCGACACCCGCGCCGCCACGAGGTGTTCCGCGACGTCGGCAGTGCGTTGCGCGACAAGGACGAGGCGCATTACGTCGACGTCGTGGAGGCGGCGATCGGCGAGGACGAGGCGCTGCTGGCCTGCAGTGACGGCCTCACCGACATGGTGCCGTCGTCGACGATCGAGCGGCTGGTGCGCGAGCACGCCGGCGATCCTGCCGCCGTGGCCGGGGCGCTGGTGGCTGCCGCCAACGAGGCGGGGGGGCGCGACAACGTGACGGTGGTGTACGCCGAAGGTCCGCGGTTCGCCGCGGCGCTGCGTGGCGCGCTCGTCGCGGCGCCGACCCGCGGCAGCAGCGAGGTCGGCAGGGCACGACCGGGGCCGGTGCGCCGTCTGCTGGCCAGCCGCACGACGTGGTTCGCCCTGGGAGCACTCATCGGCGTGCTCGGCGCGCTGCTGCTCGCCTGGCGGGCCGCGACGCTCACCCCGATCGGCGGTCGCACCATCGTCGCCGCGCCGCAGGCGTCGGCCAGCGTCGGCACGCTCGCGCAGGCCGTGCAGGCGGCGCGTCCCGGCGACGTCATCCGGCTCGAGCCCGGCACGTATGCCGAGGCCGTCACCGTGCCCGAGGGCGTGTCGCTCAGGGCCCGCGTCACCGGCGCGTCGGTGTTCGTCCGCCCCGCCGGCGCGGTCGGCGACTGGACGGCGGTCACGGCGACCGGCGTCCAGGGGGGGACGGTCGCGGGTATTCGCATCACGTCGACCACCGAGGCGCCCGTGCAGGTCGGCGTGCGGGTGATCGGGCAGGGGCGTGCCCTCGAACTGCTGCAGGTCGAAGGGCCGGTCACCAGCGGCGTCGAACTGGACGCCGGCGCCTCGGCGGCCCTGTCGGGCAGCACGTTTGCGGTGCCGTCGGGCGCCGTGCGCCTGGGGCCGCGCGCCGAGCTCGACGCCACCGGCAACCTGGTACAGGCCGCCGGTCGTGCGGCCGGGCCTGGCGTCGTCGTCGGCGAAGCGGCGCGCGTCGCCCTGCGCCGCAACGTGTTTGCAGGCTTTGGCGCGTCACCGGTGGCCGGCCTGCCCGACGTCGAGCGGGAACCGCTGCGCGCCGCCAACGTCGTTGTCTCCGAGTCCTCCTCCCGCTAG